The Tenebrio molitor chromosome 2, icTenMoli1.1, whole genome shotgun sequence DNA segment CCTTGAGCCCGCTATCGTACCGACATTCAAAACAATGCGTcgcaaaaatacaaattccGCTAAAACCCCGACGCACAACGCCGAAATCCGCCGCATCATTGTTTTTGATCGTTATCACCGGCCGTTCAACGCTCCCGACGCTCACAAGACCGAAAGTTGTCCGGCGTTGATCTTCCGGGGCAATTCGACGCAACATGCATTTTTAACCGTGAGGGCGGCGTCCCCAGCGAGGGGATCCCTCTGGACGCGCCCCCGCTCGCACACAACACCACACGACACACGAACTCTGATAAATACTTGATGAATATCGAATCGGACAGGTACTTCAGGCAGCACATCCCCGTCGTGGAGCTCGTCGACGCCGTCGTGGACACTGGAGGACGTGTTTTTTCGCGATCGCGTCCTTGTCCAAGTCAAATATTGACGCGCCAAATTATTGACGGTGCGATAACGAGAAGCGCCTCCAATAAGTGGCGGCGGTGTTGTCCCGCTTAGtcgaaacaaaaacatttgttCAGCAGAATAATTATTGGCTCGGGAGGTGATAATTTCGGCGCGGCGCTTGCACAACACCGATTGTGGGGGCGGCGGTCTGATCTGGCCGATGGGGGCTCCCCCGGGACATCTAAATGTGACTTCGTTCGATTGTCGTTGGGGTCGTGTGTCTCTGCTTGCAGCGGAACTACAACTCTACGCTGTTATTCCACTTCTTGAGGTgctaatcaatttttttagtgTTGCTAATCTAATCAGTCTCGTTTAACTGGAAATTTGTGCGGTAGCGTTGTGACAGCCAACAGTCCAAGGACCGACGCGAAACGATCAAAGACGTGCTTATGGTCTGGTTCAGAggctcccaaacttttttCTCCGTCGAGATGGAACATGTTTGACATGGAACAGTGGTGCCAACTCCCTAAACAGTACTAAACTGAACTTCGAACGATCCTCAGAAAAGAGGATCGATCCTGAGGAGGTCATCGGCGACCCCTTGGGAAACCTCTGCTCCAGGTGGGCTAATTGAAAGTGTCAAATGTCATGTGGGAAGTAAAACAAAAGAATACCCCTGGGTTGACAATCGAATATCAATTCCATTAAATGTGTTTCGTGACAAAACTATCTATCACCGAATCTGTCATTACTgctgatacattgttgttatGTAAACAAATGAAGGtgattgtaaaaaattagtcgtcaattgtacatatttattttatcttcgatgtttctgtgaaaaaaaaaacagaaatataaATGACAATCCAAAGcctatttcgtattttttcaaatcataATTTCTTGGTAAATCTTGACAATTTCTTGCAAcggttttgtaaaacaacgtATATGTGTATGTAATATAATATTTCAAGAGGATTTTTGTGTTTAGAAATAATTCCtcgatttaaaaaacttgtttaaatATTACCATTTAATGATATTATCCGGCTCGAGGgaccaacattttttctagTATCTTTAAGCTTGGTGAGTCACAGATTTTAAGTTGACGAGCACTTCGCAAATAATAatgtaaatcttctaaatctGTTTTAACGGTAATTGAAAATTGTATCATCGATTTCCAGCTGTACTTATATTCTGGAAGATTAGACTGACACTCCTTGCAAAACATGTATTTTATCATTTCTACTCATGTCTCAAGTTACATCTTATCGGACAAAATCTTAGATTATTCGTTCACATTCGTCAAGTTCTGAGGCATCTTCTCTgcggaaatgtcaaaagtcTCCGGATCCAAGTTTCaccattttgacatttgacgcGATGGACTAGCACCAAACCTCAATGAAACGTTTGCCGATGTTGGCGTAATTCAGAAAGTGTAAAAGAATTGAATCGAGTGAACACGGTGACACTTCCGCACCACGTCAaagtttcaaatttcaaacgaGTTTTATCGCAACAGTTGGCCCGTAAGTAAGGTGAACAAGAAAGGAACGTGACGGcttactttttaaaatatcactCTGCAAGAGTAAAAAACCTCTCAGCTTGTAAAATGCAGCGATAACGAAATCTCGATCTTTCCGTCAGGAAACCGAAAGTCGATTTCACATCTGGTGCCGGCTGAGCGGTACTCCAGATCtcgaaaaaatgtagaaatcaTCTCGTCATTGTTTACTCGTGGCGTCGCATGTGCGGCAAAGTGTACCGCGTCATTACTGCCCATACGCGGTGCACAGTGAATGGGAAATGAGTTGTAAAAGCGTCGTTATCTGAAATTTTCCTATCAGTTACCAATATATTTAAAGATCACATGTTTCTGTCAATAGTTTTGGACATTATCACATGGAATTAGTGAGTAAAACTTATCCATGTGACCTCGTTggaaactgtttaaaaaagtTGCGAAGGCCACCCACGAGAGTGATATCGTCAAAGAGACGTTCCCCGGGGACGAATTCCtcttgaaattaaaaatcttcATTTCCCCGAGGCGGTCACGACacattttaatacaatttgATGAAATAACGTCACGTAACGCTCCGAATACCGTTAGGAACGCGACTTTCGTCGTCCAAGGAAAGTTTTTTCCGGGACTACGGGAACTGCATTGCGGCAAAAATCCGGCCGAACTGACTCAGTATCGGGATGGCGCGGCCCCCTTGAGTCACTCGTCGGGGCGTCAAGGCGGCGTGGattcaaatttgacaagtgacaTTTGCGAGGGCGCGATGGCCCTTTGTTGTGATAACAAGGCCGCTGCAATAATCAAAACTCGGATTGACAAAATCAATAACGAACAACATTCGGGGCCGGAGCGTCGCCCCCGTACCGCCGCCGCTACCCACCTCTTCACCATGTCTGAAGCCGTCTTAAACAGTTTGGATGCGATCGTCGGATTCGAAACACATAAAAGCACGCACTGGGAGTATCACTGGAGTCGCCTCGCCGGAAGAATCACCAGGGCCGAGTCGTGTTCGCGCGACAGCATGATCGGAGGAACGACACCGCCGGGATGCACACTCACTAGGCACGGCCGTCTTCGATGCACTGGACAGAGCCGGCGTGGACGCGCCCGCGGTCTCCCGAACAAATGCACCGCTTGCGAAGAAAGCGCAACGAGAGATGGTGCACCGAAAACGTGCGGTTCACGGTCTGACACGTTCAGACTCGACACTCTCGACGATTTTCTCGATAACAATGGCGCGACGGAGATGTCGATCGTGGGGGACGGTGGGATGTAAACATTGGGGCGAGGGCGACATCTGTGGGGAGACGGCGCCAACAACGATGACAGCCAATGGCGGGACAACGATTTCGAATCAAATTCACAAAATCGCGCACGCGATTCCGGACAATTCAACAACGaaaattgttgtttaatttgtgtttGTCTTGCTGACGTGGACAGCATTACGAGCTAACCTAAAAAATATTCACCACGGGTCGGACTTCATTGCAAGCAGTTAGCAATTAAATAGCAAAAAAGGTACTGATTCTGTGTATGTTTTTTGCACCACTTGAGTGGCGCACTTTCGGAGCACTCCACTCCAAATTACAAATCAGATTTTTTAATCTAATAATGATGTGCAAGAGATTTTCGAGGAGCACTAGTTGTTGGTGTTTTGCCAAACTAAAACAGATTTCAGAGAGAATTTGGAAAAGAAGTGgataaaaagttttttttgggTCTTTGATGGataaaatgatttaataatagtatattattcaacgagAGCGTAAGGATGAGTAATTCAACTGAGTGAGAATAGCCATTACCCACGAGTACCttttctacgactatgaagagaaattgataaataagttttattacaaactgaaactgacgttttataattattacttTGCATACTTGATatcattgcattaaaatttgcgattgGACGTCATGAACTACCTATATAGTTACTAGGATATTTGccgtgagttttgaaattattattcaacgggGCGTGGCTAATGAACCCtattatgtaataaaaaacactttaataattacagtattatACAATAGGAGTAGAAAAAACACTTTACTGTTgcttttaatgttttatttagtTAACGCAGTGTTTTACAAATTAAACTAACATCATCAACGTGTTAATCTGTTTTTTGTTTCAGTAATATTCGAGAGTTCAATAGAATGTTGCCAAGGATTTAGTACTAATTCCTCAGGTCTATGAATTCGTGGtagattaaattcaatttgttACGGAGAAAAAGAAGGGAAAAGTAAAGACAAAATGTTAAGATTAGATAAAGTTATTCCCTAGAACGTAAATGACTGATGAATCATAAGACGGAAtttgtattacatatttactttTTCACACCTTTTACCTTTATcagattattataatttttggaaaaatttaaaacaaatattttattgattaGGAAATAGGTATACATACATAGTTAAGCAACGTGTAGAATCACAAACCATTGTGTTATGgagattgcaaaaaaaaattaccaaaaagtGTTCGAGAGAACAATTAAAACGTTCAAAGATaaacatatttgaaaatatgtcTTATCAGTATTATTACGAAAATGTATATCgagtgtaaataaaaaatgattgaaagTAACTGACAATTAGATTTACAACAGAAAATTGAAGATAAATCCATAATAACAATCTTGTCAAAAGGTGTACCCAGTAGCTTTTGTAGATAAAAATGATAAGGAATTGttgaaagaaataataaagaatACGAGTACGTTGGCTAGgtagaaattaaaaacaagaaaaaatgatATTTGAGCATAATCGAATTCGTCTTCAGTTAAAGATTAGtatgaattttaaaaagctTGAAAACCACTCAGTAGGTGGGAAGGGAAATAAATTATCCCTTCTACGGACCTGATCTATAGTCTCTAGTgatttctaataaaaatatttacaaaaaaagggttcttaggcacccttaatgaaaacgataattttacgtactcacaagtgGACAAAAAGTAagtctttttcggacgctgaccatggcgccatctgttggtctgtttagtaagtttgcaatgaaaccgacaaaaccgataattgtcctgtcagcATAAATACAGCCAAATTCAACTTGTCCTCATCCTTTTCCAATCACACTGTCAATAGAATAGTTTTTCTATTTAGTATTCTATTgacaaatgaatttttttcatttgtgtgGGGTAAGTAAGTAATTGGCATTTGAGCTATCTCGcccaatttatttattttaatttaatttattttacgaaacgtatttgatttcattttctcttaattattaaatacgaGCCGTATATTGAAAGCTTCAAAATGATtactgtttaaattttatattttatattgttattattaagcCGCAGCCATAAATAAAGTAGAAATTGACTTCGTTGACTAATAAGATAGTGATTATTGTTACTGAAGTACAGCCAAGTCACATTTTAATACTAAATTCAGCTGCAAAGTGTATGGACACATCAGTTTTACATAAAACGATGGAATTAATCTGAAATTATTCAACGATAACAAAAACGGCACCATtttgtttccaaaaaaaattcaaaacgacCTTGGGTTTATGTAGGTCACTGCATAgcggaaataaaaaaaatacagaaagtaaaatgaataaaataaaaatatctgatACCCTTGGAAAAATTCAAGACCAACGACATTATTTCCACCACCGAACAAATAATTAatccaataaattttcaatgcAGATCTGTGGCGAAACTGTTTATTTTGGTGACTCATCGCGCGCGTTCTTGTGGGTAAAACCAAAAAACCTCAATTTGAAAGCCTTTACCGTCAACAAAACAACAATCAAATCCAAACAACGCATCAACAAATCGATCAATAGTttgcatatttatttaaataattagaccCCTCGGTCTCGCAAACACCAAAAACGCGCATTCTTCCATTCTTGTCTCGTTATCACAGCAGTCACGCAAATACTCACAACTTCATCTTTTTGATCAACATATTGTCACCTCTATCCTCACTTGTCCACTCGATTTCACAAAAAACGTTAACTAAAACGTGCGAAGGGATTTTCTTCGGCTTCATTTTCCGCTTGTCCATCACAACCACCGACAAAGCGCGCGCTCCGCAAGACGATCGCGACAACCAAATCAGGGAAAATCTTAGGGGGGCGACCCATTCTGCGCCGTTCTTGTTGCGACCTGCGGTGTCTCTGCCTCGACAAGTTAAGACAAAGCCGAGTCAGGCATTTTCACGGATTTTGCCGGAGCACACGAACGACGAACCACACTGCTCAGTGGAAATTTCGCGGAGTAAAGGCACTTCCGATCGAGAGGCGGCGCGCTATTGGCCCCCGGACTCGAACGATGAATCAGCGTCGCCAGTCCACCAATCTGACTAGTTTCGACTTGTTCAAAATGAGGCAGTGGTGTGGACTACATTCGGGATTTATGATGCAAGAAGGAGGGAATGTTGTGTTTGAGACAAATCAAGAAGTGGCGATTGTATTTGattgattttgattgggaAAAACTGATGCGCCGGGGGTTGGGGGTGAAGTGGGGTGAGTTGAGGGTGCAAAGGGTTGGTAGAAAGACAAGAGAAACTGTAGAAagtacaattttgttttttttttgttaaatctgGAAGGTATCTGTCTGCCACAATTTATGTTTCAGTGGTAAGAAAtacagaataaataaataaacttaatTTTTGTCGTGTAATTAGGACGAAACAAGACATTTGAGGGACGTCAGTTGTAGTTTTGTAATAGTAATTTGTAACTGCACATTGtgtatttggaaaaaaatgttaaataaagataaagaaaaatgaatggattttttttaacgtacCCATCTATCATGTAACTTGATGATGAATACGTAacaattaatagttatttttcgtTGATCAAGGGAGAGAATAAACATTCtctaaagtaaaataaatacatgcTATAGTTTGATGCCTAATTTagcacaattttttaatttttattcaagtcTCGTCGGTGTTTTCGAGCGTGACATTTGCTCGACGAAATGGTCACCTGGACAATTTATAATACTTCCTGTAAAACATCTAAAACTCCGAGTGCCTTTTGGTTTAAGAGTAAAATATATATTGTCTTccgattttcaaaaatattgacacTGACAAGTACGGTCCTGTTTGAAACTGGTTCTCTTGTGGGTATTTTCATCTTAAACTGTCAACACTGCAGTTGGCTGCCCTGCTTTCGAATTCCCGCCAAATTGTTATCGTCCTTCAGTTGCGTGAATTCGTTTTTTCCTCAAAAAGCTGTTATCCAAGCAGAATGGAAGGTTTCGACGATCCTGGTGTGTTTTTTAGTGACAATTTCACGGGCGAGGACAACCAAAACGACTCTCAAATTAATCTACAAGGTGTGAAGAAAAAGTTCAAAGAGTTCATCAGACAGTACCACACGGAAAATTTCAACTACAAATACAGGTGTTTTGCTCTTTTTGTACACATATTTAACACATTTGACGCCAATTCTCGTAGAGACACCCTCAAACGCAACTACAACCTTCGTCAGTTTTACCTCGAGGTCAACATCGAAGATGTGGGGGGTTTTGATGAGACTCTCGCCGATAAACTGTACAAACAGCCGTCAGAACATTTGGTTATATTCGAGGAAGCGGCGAAAGAAGTCGCCGACGAGTTGACGTCGCCCAGACCTGAAGGGGAGGAGGTGGTCGAGGACATTCAGATCATGTTGACCTCAGACGCTCTCCCAACAAATTTGAGGAACATGAAGGTAAATTTTGATCACACGCGTgtgattatttttctatttgattttttagtcCGATATTGTGTCAAAATTGGTGAAAATTCCGGGAATAATCGTGAGCGCATCTGGTATCAAGGCCAAGGCCACCAAAATAGCGATTCAGTGTCGCTCTTGCCAAAACGTGATCCCCAATCTTGCAGTCAGGCCTGGATTGGAGGGTTATGTCATGCCTAGGAAGTGCAACATGTAAGTTGGCACCCCTGTCATCCTACagagatttttattgttgtaatgTTTAGAGAACAAGCGGGACGTCCTAAGTGTCCCCTAGATCCTTATTTCATAATCCCAGACAAATGCAACTGTGTAGACTTCCAAGTCTTGAAGTTGCAAGAGTTGCCTGATGGAATCCCTCAAGGGGAAATCCCCCGTCACTTGCACCTCTACTGTGACCGTTATTTGTGCGAAAAAGTAGTCCCAGGCAACAGAGTTTTTGTTTTGGGTATCTACTCCATAAAAAAAGTTGCCAAACTTGGAAGGGTAATTTTTGTCAGTAACTAAAATCTTGATGGTAGAGCTTGAATTGTAGAGGGATGACCGCGAGAAAGGCACCACGGGAGTCAGAGCCCCCTACATCCGCGTGGTGGGCCTCCAACTCGACGCCGAAGGCGTGGGGGCCTCCTCCTGCTCGATCGTCACCTCCGAAGAAGAGAGCATGTTCAGGCGCATGGCCGACTCCCCAAACATCTACGACAGAATAGCAAACAGCATCGCCCCCTCGATTTACGGCGCGCTCGATATTAAAAAAGCCATTGCGTGCCTCCTGTTCGGGGGGTCACGCAAGCGCCTTCCCGACGGCTTGACCCGTCGCGGCGACATCAACATTCTTCTGCTGGGCGACCCCGGCACCGCCAAATCGCAATTGTTGAAGTTTGTCGAAAGGGTGTCCCCTATCGGGGTGTACACGTCGGGGAAAGGCAGTTCAGCTGCCGGTCTTACGGCGTCGGTGATGAGGGACCCCACGACGGTAAAACCCGCGGTTTTGCCTCACTTTTTGTTGATCTGGTGACGGTTTCAGCGTAATTTTGTCATGGAAGGCGGCGCCATGGTGCTCGCTGACGGCGGAGTCGTCTGCATCGACGAGTTCGACAAGATGAGGGAAGACGACAGGGTGGCCATACACGAAGCCATGGAGCAGCAGACCATCTCCATAGCCAAGGCGGGGATCACCACCACTTTGAATTCAAGGTGTTCCGTGCTGGCGGCGGCGAACAGCATTTTCGGGCGCTGGGACGAGACGAAAGTGAGTCACGACACCTACCTCTATTAGATTCCGATCGATAAATcaactaattaattaacaaagaTCAATTACTTACACgccttgacatttttaattcgtaaATTCAAACGTCAACTGGTTGCCATGGTAACGCACATCCAACGATACAAACATTAGATCGCACCAGATGGCGCTtcgaaaattacattttttttatactaatTTTATCCTGTTGCAACGTATTATTTACCTTTTGTATCCAAGTATAGTAATTCGTATCGTTTCGAACGATTCTGGTTCAATTTCGTTTAAATCTAACGCGTTTCGCATTGGTTTCACGCGATTAATACGAACCTTGTTCTCAAAGTGGCGGCAAAGTAGTACAGTTCTGTGCGGCACTTACAAACATTGTTGaacgttgaatttttttagggCGAAGAAAACATCGACTTTATGCCGACTATTTTGTCCCGTTTCGACATGATTTTTATCGTGAAAGACGAACACGACCAACAGCGCGATATGGTAATAAGTGTTACACAAAGAGTTGACAGTTTCACGTAATTATGGTAATCTTTAGACTTTAGCCCGTCACATCATGAACGTGCACATGAACGCCGGTCAGGTCATTCAAGAGCCCAAAGACGGCGAATTGTCGTTGGAGTTCATCAAAAAATACATCAACTATTGCAGGACGTTcgtaaaaaaactcgttttactag contains these protein-coding regions:
- the Mcm5 gene encoding DNA replication licensing factor Mcm5, which produces MEGFDDPGVFFSDNFTGEDNQNDSQINLQGVKKKFKEFIRQYHTENFNYKYRDTLKRNYNLRQFYLEVNIEDVGGFDETLADKLYKQPSEHLVIFEEAAKEVADELTSPRPEGEEVVEDIQIMLTSDALPTNLRNMKSDIVSKLVKIPGIIVSASGIKAKATKIAIQCRSCQNVIPNLAVRPGLEGYVMPRKCNIEQAGRPKCPLDPYFIIPDKCNCVDFQVLKLQELPDGIPQGEIPRHLHLYCDRYLCEKVVPGNRVFVLGIYSIKKVAKLGRRDDREKGTTGVRAPYIRVVGLQLDAEGVGASSCSIVTSEEESMFRRMADSPNIYDRIANSIAPSIYGALDIKKAIACLLFGGSRKRLPDGLTRRGDINILLLGDPGTAKSQLLKFVERVSPIGVYTSGKGSSAAGLTASVMRDPTTRNFVMEGGAMVLADGGVVCIDEFDKMREDDRVAIHEAMEQQTISIAKAGITTTLNSRCSVLAAANSIFGRWDETKGEENIDFMPTILSRFDMIFIVKDEHDQQRDMTLARHIMNVHMNAGQVIQEPKDGELSLEFIKKYINYCRTRCGPRLNAEAGDKLKRKYVMMRSGANQHEKEADRRNAIPITVRQLEAVIRISESLAKMQLLPFATESHVNEAIRLFQVSTLDAAMSGGLAGAEGFTTEEEHEMLGRIEKQLKRRFAIGTQVSQQNIIQDFTQQQYPERAVLKVIYTMIRRGQLQHRMQRRMLYRIS